The Lacipirellula parvula genome window below encodes:
- a CDS encoding (Fe-S)-binding protein: protein MRVGLFIPCYIDQFYPRVGIATLRLLEHFCPGQVEFPTSQICCGQPMANSGCVSDARPAAERFVATFRPYDYIVAPSGSCVSMVRHHYHGLVADEAALAEVQAKTFELCEFLTDVLQIEPPAGRFPHRVGMHQSCHGLRDLRLGKSSELNVAPFNKVERLLSKLDGIEYTQPDRADECCGFGGSFAVYEEAVSCMMGRDRISDHQRAGAEVLTAGDMSCLMHLDGLIRRERRPLRVLHVAEVLVEGMGIGGA, encoded by the coding sequence ATGCGAGTCGGGCTCTTCATTCCCTGCTACATCGACCAGTTCTACCCCCGCGTCGGCATCGCCACGCTGCGGCTGCTGGAACACTTTTGTCCCGGCCAGGTCGAGTTTCCGACGAGCCAAATCTGCTGCGGGCAACCGATGGCGAATTCCGGCTGCGTCTCCGATGCACGTCCCGCGGCCGAACGGTTCGTCGCCACATTCCGCCCCTACGATTACATCGTTGCTCCCAGCGGCAGCTGCGTGTCGATGGTGCGGCATCACTACCATGGACTGGTCGCCGATGAGGCCGCGCTCGCCGAAGTGCAGGCGAAGACGTTTGAGCTCTGCGAATTCCTAACCGACGTCTTGCAAATCGAGCCACCCGCTGGCCGGTTTCCCCACCGCGTCGGCATGCACCAGAGTTGCCACGGCCTGCGCGACCTACGGCTGGGAAAATCGAGCGAGCTGAATGTTGCACCGTTCAACAAAGTCGAGCGGCTACTGTCGAAACTCGACGGGATTGAATACACGCAACCCGATCGCGCCGACGAATGTTGCGGCTTCGGCGGTTCGTTCGCCGTCTACGAAGAAGCGGTCTCGTGTATGATGGGGCGGGATCGGATCTCCGATCACCAGCGCGCGGGCGCCGAGGTTCTCACCGCCGGCGATATGTCTTGTCTGATGCATCTCGACGGTCTGATTCGGCGTGAGCGCCGTCCGTTGCGAGTGCTGCATGTGGCGGAGGTGCTGGTCGAGGGG